The following coding sequences are from one bacterium window:
- a CDS encoding glycosyltransferase family 39 protein, with protein sequence MSETETNWRKKTLFFIIVISALRLAVLPAMNLMPQDAYYWQYAKHPSIGYFDHPPMHAFTAILTTSIFGDNAFGIRLGPWLYSLGILILIYNLTRRIYGERGAFWAVILAGVTPLFSIGSGILTPDPPLLFFWTLAIYLGWRTITENK encoded by the coding sequence TTGAGCGAAACCGAAACTAATTGGCGAAAAAAAACGCTATTCTTTATCATCGTGATATCGGCTTTACGATTAGCTGTTTTACCGGCGATGAATCTTATGCCTCAGGATGCCTATTATTGGCAATATGCCAAACATCCGTCAATAGGGTATTTTGATCATCCTCCAATGCACGCTTTTACCGCTATACTTACTACCTCGATTTTTGGGGATAATGCCTTCGGGATAAGATTAGGGCCTTGGCTTTATAGTCTCGGTATTTTGATCCTTATATACAATCTTACCCGAAGGATTTATGGAGAAAGAGGTGCTTTCTGGGCTGTTATACTTGCCGGAGTCACACCGCTTTTCAGTATTGGGAGCGGCATACTCACACCCGATCCTCCCTTGCTATTCTTCTGGACACTTGCGATCTATCTCGGATGGAGAACAATAACCGAAAATAAAA
- a CDS encoding response regulator has translation MAKILIVDDEANIRALYEAELEDEGYEVHSVGSAQEALDIISIENFDLVILDIRMPGEDGISALEKMMVKNRNLPVIINSAYPAYRDNFLTWLAEDYIIKSSDLSNLKNKVAETLKKRGKD, from the coding sequence ATGGCAAAAATACTAATTGTCGATGACGAAGCCAATATTCGCGCACTCTATGAAGCCGAACTCGAAGATGAGGGCTATGAAGTACACTCGGTAGGCTCCGCACAGGAAGCGCTCGACATTATTTCCATTGAAAATTTCGACCTCGTCATACTAGACATTAGAATGCCGGGAGAAGACGGGATATCAGCTTTAGAAAAGATGATGGTCAAAAACCGCAACCTTCCTGTGATAATAAATTCCGCCTATCCGGCATACAGGGATAATTTTCTCACTTGGTTAGCCGAAGATTATATCATTAAATCCTCTGACCTTAGCAATTTAAAGAATAAAGTCGCCGAAACCCTCAAAAAAAGAGGTAAGGATTGA